In Alkalihalobacillus sp. FSL W8-0930, a single window of DNA contains:
- the argH gene encoding argininosuccinate lyase translates to MTKLWGGRFTKTAEEWVDAFGASIGFDQALVMEDIQGSIAHVTMLGKCGILTSEETEQIKAGLEILREKAKAGELEFSVQNEDIHLNLEKLLIDEIGPVGGKLHTGRSRNDQVATDMHLYLRNETKNIMDAVRNVQQALLNQASNHVETLIPGYTHLQRAQPVSFAHHLMAYFWMLERDFGRFEDSLKRVNVSPLGAGALAGTTFPIDRAYSAELLGFDSIYENSLDAVSDRDFIVEFLSAASVTMMHLSRLCEELILWSSQEFQFIEMDDAFATGSSIMPQKKNPDMAELIRGKTGRVYGGLFSLLTTLKGLPLAYNKDMQEDKEGMFDAVHTVKGSLKIFAGMIDTMDVRTEVMEKAVHNDFSNATELADYLAAKGLPFRDAHEVVGKLVLTAINKGVFLLDLSYEDFQAAHPLFEQDIYEVLEPKTVVARRNSAGGTGFEQVKIALEKATAILENE, encoded by the coding sequence GTGACAAAGCTTTGGGGCGGAAGATTCACAAAAACCGCTGAGGAATGGGTGGATGCATTCGGTGCATCCATCGGTTTTGATCAGGCCCTTGTGATGGAAGATATACAAGGAAGCATCGCTCATGTAACGATGCTTGGGAAATGTGGAATTCTGACTTCTGAAGAAACAGAGCAAATTAAAGCAGGTCTTGAAATCTTAAGAGAAAAAGCTAAAGCTGGTGAGCTTGAATTCTCTGTTCAAAATGAAGACATTCATTTAAATCTGGAGAAACTTTTAATCGATGAAATTGGACCAGTCGGTGGAAAACTCCACACGGGTAGAAGCCGGAATGATCAGGTTGCCACAGATATGCATTTGTACTTACGCAATGAAACGAAGAACATTATGGATGCAGTGCGTAACGTTCAACAGGCTCTTTTAAATCAAGCTTCCAATCATGTTGAGACCTTAATTCCTGGTTATACTCATCTTCAGCGCGCGCAGCCCGTTTCGTTTGCTCATCACCTGATGGCTTACTTCTGGATGCTAGAGCGTGATTTTGGTCGCTTTGAAGATAGCTTAAAACGTGTAAATGTATCACCACTCGGTGCAGGCGCATTAGCTGGGACCACGTTTCCCATTGACCGTGCGTATTCTGCGGAGCTTCTAGGCTTTGATAGCATTTATGAAAATAGTCTGGATGCTGTCAGCGATCGTGATTTCATTGTTGAATTTTTAAGTGCCGCTTCTGTAACGATGATGCACCTGTCCCGCTTATGTGAGGAATTAATTCTATGGTCTTCCCAAGAGTTTCAATTCATTGAGATGGACGATGCGTTTGCAACTGGAAGCAGCATCATGCCTCAGAAGAAAAATCCGGACATGGCTGAATTGATTCGTGGGAAAACAGGACGAGTCTATGGAGGATTATTTTCACTGCTTACCACATTAAAAGGACTTCCTCTTGCTTATAACAAGGATATGCAAGAAGATAAGGAAGGGATGTTTGATGCGGTTCATACGGTTAAAGGATCGTTAAAAATCTTTGCTGGAATGATTGATACGATGGATGTCCGGACTGAAGTCATGGAAAAAGCAGTCCATAACGACTTTTCAAATGCGACGGAGCTTGCTGATTATTTAGCAGCAAAAGGACTTCCATTCCGTGATGCACATGAAGTTGTGGGGAAACTCGTGTTAACGGCCATTAACAAAGGTGTGTTCTTACTCGATCTTAGCTACGAAGATTTCCAAGCAGCTCATCCATTATTTGAGCAGGATATCTATGAGGTACTCGAGCCCAAAACAGTTGTAGCGAGACGAAATAGTGCAGGTGGAACAGGCTTTGAGCAAGTTAAAATTGCTCTTGAGAAAGCAACAGCCATTTTAGAAAACGAGTAA
- a CDS encoding bifunctional oligoribonuclease/PAP phosphatase NrnA, whose translation MKSNIIDLIKAHDTIIIHRHIRPDPDALGSQLGLATILKESYPEKQIYTVGDVEPSLQFLGEMNTISDEVYNGALVIVCDSANTDRISDDRYHKGANLVKIDHHPNVEPYGDVVWVDVAASSTSEMIVELVEQSNSLHLTKSSSLLLYAGIVGDTGRFRYPNTMPQTLRRTALLLEQDIDVNAFYAELYKRDLKMTRFEGYVLQHFEIHAERVGVMKLQKEVLDQFNVTSNESSQLINSFSSVEGLMAWVFFVEEEDRIRVRLRSRGPVINTIAAEHQGGGHALASGATAYSWEETDEIVSKLIKACESH comes from the coding sequence ATGAAAAGCAACATAATCGATTTAATTAAAGCACATGATACGATCATTATACACAGACATATCAGACCCGATCCGGATGCACTCGGTTCACAGTTGGGCTTAGCAACGATTTTAAAAGAATCTTATCCGGAAAAACAGATATACACGGTTGGAGATGTTGAGCCATCGCTGCAATTTTTAGGTGAAATGAATACAATCTCTGATGAGGTTTACAACGGAGCGCTTGTCATTGTGTGTGATAGTGCGAACACAGACCGAATTAGTGATGATCGCTATCATAAGGGTGCAAACCTCGTTAAAATCGATCATCATCCAAACGTTGAGCCGTACGGGGATGTCGTATGGGTAGATGTTGCGGCAAGCTCTACAAGTGAAATGATTGTTGAGTTGGTGGAGCAGTCTAACTCTCTTCATTTAACAAAAAGCTCTTCTTTATTATTGTATGCTGGAATTGTTGGAGACACTGGTAGATTCAGATATCCAAATACAATGCCACAAACCTTACGCCGTACTGCTTTACTTTTAGAGCAAGACATTGATGTAAATGCTTTTTATGCAGAGCTGTATAAAAGAGATCTAAAAATGACGCGATTTGAAGGATATGTGTTGCAGCATTTTGAGATTCATGCAGAACGGGTAGGTGTGATGAAATTACAAAAAGAAGTACTTGATCAATTTAATGTGACGAGTAATGAGTCTTCTCAATTAATTAATAGCTTTTCTTCAGTAGAGGGGCTTATGGCTTGGGTTTTCTTTGTGGAAGAAGAGGATCGGATTCGTGTAAGGTTGCGTTCACGTGGACCAGTCATTAACACGATTGCAGCAGAGCATCAAGGTGGCGGACATGCATTAGCTTCAGGGGCAACGGCCTATTCTTGGGAAGAGACAGACGAGATTGTGAGTAAGCTCATCAAAGCATGTGAGAGTCATTAA
- the ytrI gene encoding sporulation membrane protein YtrI, with translation MRIPSNVSRPGWLRFFAGIMLGSIVGWVFFLYQYGQIYDGLIVTRIQQDLKIETLQERIEQLVSEQKSQNAENQKKLTIQQIEVHFKMDSRLTLDQLTLYDIRQSILSELAYLERKDIESVHHTKDLLIRTIENKTFTVEEKNYRVKINEVYLFTTLHLYAEIEVDHR, from the coding sequence ATGAGAATTCCATCTAATGTATCACGACCTGGCTGGTTACGTTTTTTCGCAGGAATCATGCTTGGTAGTATTGTAGGATGGGTCTTCTTTTTATATCAGTACGGGCAAATTTATGATGGTCTGATTGTTACACGAATTCAACAGGACCTGAAAATTGAAACGCTCCAAGAACGCATTGAACAGCTTGTAAGTGAACAAAAAAGTCAAAACGCCGAAAATCAAAAAAAGCTTACGATTCAACAAATTGAAGTTCACTTTAAGATGGATTCACGACTTACCCTTGATCAACTCACTCTTTATGACATTCGCCAGTCCATTCTATCAGAGCTTGCCTATCTAGAGCGAAAAGATATTGAGTCTGTTCATCATACAAAGGATTTATTAATTCGAACCATTGAAAATAAAACCTTCACTGTTGAAGAAAAGAATTATCGAGTGAAAATCAATGAAGTGTATTTATTTACCACTTTGCATCTTTATGCCGAAATTGAAGTGGATCATCGTTAA
- a CDS encoding Xaa-Pro peptidase family protein yields MSLTRLETIQHALREQQVAAAFIQGKENVFYLTGFRTDPHERIVALIILPDEAPFLIVPGMEKSLVQKAGWTGEILTYSDTDNPWDVLGQSISRYTLKGDSLWVEKRLIPLERAEALQTLFGIHQMHDAEPALMSLRSIKSEKEIGVLREAASLADLGVQIGVEAIAEGRKEIDILATIEYELKRKGITEMAFQTTVISGANSADPHGKPGIKTIQHGDLVLFDLGVVLDGYCSDITRTVAYGDLSDELHHVYQTVLEAQTGAISLCKPGTELGALDRKARSIITEAGYGEYFPHRLGHGLGADVHELPSINETNTEPLKAGMTFTIEPGIYLPNKGGVRIEDDVLITDDGYELLTKYPKELQIVKPTN; encoded by the coding sequence ATGTCACTCACACGACTCGAAACCATTCAACACGCACTCCGTGAACAACAAGTTGCTGCAGCTTTTATACAAGGCAAAGAAAATGTATTTTACTTAACGGGATTTCGTACAGATCCCCACGAGCGAATCGTTGCACTCATTATTTTACCAGATGAAGCACCTTTTCTCATTGTGCCAGGCATGGAGAAATCATTGGTCCAAAAAGCCGGATGGACTGGAGAGATTCTTACATATAGCGACACCGATAATCCTTGGGATGTTCTAGGACAGTCGATTTCTCGTTACACATTAAAAGGAGACTCGTTATGGGTAGAAAAACGCCTGATCCCTCTTGAGAGAGCAGAAGCGCTTCAAACCCTGTTTGGCATTCATCAGATGCATGATGCAGAACCCGCATTAATGAGTCTACGCTCCATTAAATCAGAGAAAGAAATCGGTGTTCTTCGTGAAGCCGCTAGTCTCGCTGACCTAGGTGTGCAAATTGGCGTTGAAGCGATTGCTGAGGGGCGTAAGGAGATAGACATTCTAGCAACGATTGAATACGAATTAAAACGTAAAGGCATTACGGAGATGGCTTTTCAAACCACAGTAATAAGTGGTGCAAACTCTGCCGATCCGCACGGGAAACCGGGCATAAAAACGATTCAGCATGGAGATCTTGTCTTATTTGATCTTGGTGTTGTCCTTGATGGGTATTGCTCAGACATCACCCGAACAGTTGCGTATGGTGATCTATCCGATGAATTACACCATGTGTATCAAACGGTACTAGAGGCGCAAACGGGTGCGATCTCCCTTTGTAAACCTGGAACAGAGCTTGGAGCTCTTGACCGCAAGGCTCGCTCCATTATCACAGAAGCAGGATACGGAGAGTACTTCCCGCATCGTTTAGGCCACGGGTTAGGCGCTGACGTCCATGAGCTGCCTTCAATCAATGAAACAAATACGGAACCACTTAAAGCCGGGATGACGTTCACCATTGAACCTGGTATCTATCTACCAAACAAAGGTGGCGTCCGCATTGAAGATGACGTGTTAATCACTGATGATGGATACGAGCTGTTAACGAAGTATCCAAAGGAATTACAGATTGTGAAGCCAACGAATTAA
- a CDS encoding YtpI family protein: MDRLLIILIVLTGVFFLYNRIQAWRKPDSLIKKIYETRSRLFLGLFLLVFSLNLLIIPRGIIDIIIGLVLIVFALANTIYGYKAYKHYIDQAEPS; encoded by the coding sequence ATGGACAGGCTACTCATTATTTTAATTGTTTTGACTGGAGTCTTTTTTCTCTATAACCGCATTCAGGCATGGAGAAAACCCGATTCATTAATTAAAAAGATTTACGAAACTCGCTCCAGACTTTTTCTAGGGTTGTTTTTACTTGTATTCAGCTTAAACTTACTTATTATTCCTAGAGGAATCATTGATATTATTATTGGACTCGTGTTAATTGTTTTTGCACTTGCTAATACGATTTATGGGTATAAAGCATATAAACACTATATTGATCAGGCAGAGCCATCTTGA
- a CDS encoding YtrH family sporulation protein, whose protein sequence is MTREMLATLVIDFFVAFGVIIGGALIGGIGAFLLGKPPLLAIHNLAGSLKIWAIVAALGGTFDAITTLERGLFSGIHDDIYKTLMMVFAALCGAHTGTILIQWIVGEPLS, encoded by the coding sequence TTGACGAGAGAAATGCTTGCAACGCTTGTAATTGATTTCTTTGTTGCATTTGGTGTCATTATTGGTGGTGCATTAATTGGCGGTATTGGAGCTTTCCTACTCGGAAAACCACCGTTACTTGCCATTCATAATCTAGCAGGTAGTTTGAAGATCTGGGCCATCGTTGCCGCGCTTGGAGGTACTTTTGATGCTATCACAACGCTTGAAAGAGGTCTTTTCAGTGGAATTCATGATGATATTTACAAAACACTGATGATGGTCTTTGCTGCTTTATGTGGAGCGCATACAGGGACAATCTTGATCCAGTGGATTGTTGGAGAGCCTTTATCATAA
- the dnaE gene encoding DNA polymerase III subunit alpha, whose amino-acid sequence MGAVQTAIYSEYSLLNSSIRIDELVQTAKQRGYEALALTDHHVMYGAVPFYQACVKHGMKPLIGMEITVSEPTKKGHDERFSLRLIAKSNKGYRRLLKLATMLGMKEDKEQFLTKQEWIAAEVTDCAIIIPYKQMFVSRWIKANSQRSIVQWIESWSGSNQTWYLELLLDGDETFQNQLVMFAEQENINVIAAKPIHYLNREDQTSYKLLRAIDLGIHPDQVEIEEGSLPSTSEMTEWFHAFPQALQHSVELADSVNLSLPLDRQLPKYPLTNQSSSAYLRTLCEQGLHERYTNQANKEAIKERLDYELSVIEDMGFNDYFLIVWDFMKFARNQGILAGPGRGSAAGSLVAYCLYITHVDPIHYNLLFERFLNPERVTLPDIDIDFPDHRRDEVIEYVEEKYGSNHVAQILTFGTFAARAALRATAKVISTEPGLLERVVREVPATPKMTIQKALDQSKILYQLYADNQVAAELIDAAKTIEGLPRHTSTHAAGVIISAEPLTNRLALQKGRDRVALTQASMEVVEDIGLLKFDFLGLRNLTLLETITAAIKQQTKQSFSLLKLPLDDRATFALLASGNTTGVFQLESEGMRSVLTRLKPTEFEDIVAVNALYRPGPMEYISVYIEGKQEKRTIDYLHKDVEAILKPTYGVLVYQEQIMQLASKLAGYSLAEADLLRRAISKKDEGTLHQQKETFVSRSIELGYEESVATRAYTLIERFANYGFNRSHAVAYSLLSYQLAYVKTHYSSAFYTALLSSVWHNQEKLALYLTEARQQGQTILPPSISRSGHLFTYDEKGIRFGLLSIEHVGVGAVQELIRERSIKPFEHLFDLCTRLHPQIVSKRAVESLIKAGVFDEWGLERSTLLRSLDEAVEYGESVREFQAETEGLFTLNPDLPDYLEAEPLLPTEKLMYEKQALGFYLSGHPVTEYKQVLSQYNRVTIEQALTKKGKVRIAGLVEDVRRITTKKGDPMAFVKLGDESGHCEVTVFPKAWKECAELLKPNGLLFLEGKMDNSRDRQQFIMDQAVPLDSLKGRHKDRLFIRLSKQSSNKWSQIEPMLLKSKGDTQVVLYFADTNERKTLPSGVDLNQSLITELNHLVGEENIVVQ is encoded by the coding sequence ATGGGTGCTGTTCAAACCGCGATCTATAGTGAATACAGTTTATTGAACTCATCTATTCGAATCGATGAGCTTGTTCAAACCGCTAAACAACGTGGCTATGAGGCCCTAGCTCTGACTGATCATCACGTAATGTACGGTGCGGTTCCTTTCTATCAGGCATGTGTAAAACACGGAATGAAACCACTCATAGGAATGGAAATTACGGTATCTGAACCGACAAAGAAAGGTCATGATGAGCGCTTTTCTCTTCGTCTAATTGCAAAATCAAACAAAGGGTATCGCCGCTTGTTAAAGCTCGCCACAATGCTTGGAATGAAGGAAGATAAAGAACAATTTCTGACAAAGCAAGAGTGGATAGCGGCTGAAGTCACAGACTGTGCCATTATCATTCCCTATAAACAAATGTTTGTGTCTCGGTGGATTAAAGCAAATAGTCAGCGATCAATTGTTCAGTGGATAGAAAGCTGGAGTGGTTCTAATCAGACATGGTACCTTGAATTACTTTTAGATGGTGATGAGACGTTTCAGAATCAGTTAGTGATGTTTGCCGAGCAGGAGAACATAAATGTAATTGCAGCTAAACCTATTCACTATCTAAACAGAGAAGATCAAACCAGCTATAAATTGTTGCGAGCAATTGACTTAGGCATTCACCCGGATCAAGTAGAGATTGAAGAAGGCAGCTTACCATCCACTAGTGAAATGACGGAATGGTTCCATGCTTTTCCACAAGCCCTTCAACATTCTGTAGAGCTAGCTGATTCAGTCAATCTCTCATTACCACTAGACCGTCAATTACCCAAATACCCACTAACAAATCAGTCCTCTTCAGCTTATTTACGCACGTTATGTGAGCAAGGCTTACATGAGAGATATACGAATCAGGCTAACAAAGAGGCGATCAAAGAGCGATTGGATTATGAACTCTCAGTGATCGAGGATATGGGCTTTAACGACTATTTTCTAATCGTATGGGATTTTATGAAGTTTGCCAGGAATCAAGGGATTTTAGCTGGACCAGGGCGTGGGTCAGCAGCTGGCTCACTTGTTGCGTATTGCTTGTATATTACACATGTAGATCCGATCCATTATAACCTTTTGTTTGAGCGATTCTTGAACCCGGAACGAGTCACATTGCCAGATATCGATATTGACTTTCCGGATCATCGGCGGGATGAAGTCATTGAATATGTAGAGGAAAAGTATGGCTCAAACCATGTGGCGCAAATTCTTACGTTTGGTACCTTTGCTGCAAGAGCAGCGCTGCGAGCGACTGCGAAAGTCATCAGTACTGAGCCGGGGTTACTTGAACGAGTTGTAAGGGAAGTGCCTGCCACTCCAAAAATGACCATTCAAAAAGCGCTTGATCAAAGTAAGATACTCTATCAGCTCTATGCAGACAACCAAGTGGCAGCTGAATTAATTGATGCAGCTAAAACAATTGAAGGGTTACCAAGGCATACGTCAACGCACGCGGCTGGCGTCATTATTAGCGCGGAGCCTTTGACAAATCGTTTAGCGCTTCAAAAAGGTAGGGACCGCGTTGCTCTAACACAAGCTTCCATGGAGGTTGTTGAAGACATTGGTTTGTTAAAGTTCGATTTTCTTGGACTCAGAAACTTAACATTGCTCGAAACGATTACTGCAGCTATTAAACAACAAACAAAGCAATCATTCTCACTCCTGAAGCTCCCGTTAGATGACCGTGCAACATTTGCATTGCTTGCAAGTGGGAATACAACCGGAGTCTTTCAATTGGAATCCGAGGGTATGAGAAGTGTATTAACTCGACTAAAACCTACTGAGTTTGAAGATATCGTTGCGGTTAATGCCCTGTACCGACCGGGTCCGATGGAGTACATCTCTGTTTATATTGAAGGAAAACAAGAGAAGCGAACGATTGATTACCTGCATAAAGACGTTGAAGCCATATTAAAACCAACATATGGCGTTCTTGTTTATCAAGAGCAAATCATGCAACTTGCATCTAAGCTTGCTGGTTACTCATTAGCGGAGGCTGATCTTCTCCGAAGGGCCATCAGCAAAAAAGATGAGGGGACGCTTCATCAACAAAAAGAGACCTTTGTTTCTCGTTCAATCGAGCTTGGATATGAAGAGTCTGTTGCTACACGTGCGTATACGTTAATCGAACGCTTTGCGAATTATGGGTTCAATCGAAGTCATGCCGTTGCATACAGCCTCTTAAGTTATCAGCTTGCTTATGTAAAAACCCACTATTCTTCAGCATTTTATACTGCACTTCTGTCATCGGTATGGCATAATCAAGAGAAGTTAGCATTATACCTAACCGAAGCTAGGCAACAGGGACAAACGATACTACCTCCATCTATTAGTCGGAGTGGACACTTATTTACATACGATGAGAAGGGAATTCGATTTGGATTGCTGTCTATTGAACATGTTGGAGTAGGTGCTGTACAGGAATTGATTCGTGAGCGTTCAATTAAGCCATTTGAACATTTATTTGATCTTTGTACAAGGCTACATCCACAGATTGTGTCAAAACGAGCGGTTGAAAGCTTAATTAAAGCAGGTGTATTTGATGAATGGGGACTCGAGCGATCCACACTGCTACGTTCGTTAGATGAAGCGGTTGAATACGGAGAAAGCGTAAGAGAGTTTCAAGCGGAAACAGAAGGGTTGTTCACACTTAATCCTGATTTGCCCGATTATTTAGAAGCTGAACCTCTGCTTCCTACAGAGAAGCTGATGTATGAGAAGCAGGCACTTGGCTTTTATTTGTCCGGACATCCTGTCACTGAGTATAAACAGGTGTTAAGTCAGTACAATCGAGTAACAATTGAACAAGCTTTAACGAAAAAAGGAAAAGTGCGAATTGCGGGTCTGGTGGAAGATGTACGTAGAATTACAACCAAAAAAGGGGACCCTATGGCATTTGTAAAGCTTGGCGATGAGAGTGGTCATTGTGAAGTGACTGTTTTTCCTAAAGCATGGAAAGAGTGCGCGGAACTTCTTAAGCCAAATGGTCTGCTCTTCCTTGAAGGCAAAATGGATAACAGCCGTGATAGACAACAATTTATAATGGATCAGGCGGTCCCGTTAGATTCATTAAAGGGACGGCATAAAGATCGTCTTTTTATTCGATTGTCTAAGCAGTCATCTAACAAATGGTCACAGATTGAACCAATGCTTTTAAAATCAAAGGGTGACACCCAAGTTGTGCTTTACTTTGCAGATACAAATGAAAGAAAAACTCTACCCAGTGGAGTCGATCTAAACCAATCTCTTATTACTGAATTAAATCATTTAGTGGGAGAAGAGAATATCGTGGTTCAATAA
- a CDS encoding metal-dependent hydrolase, translating into MKISYHGHSVVKIETNGTTILIDPFINGNEQTDLKVEDQKVDVILLSHGHNDHVGDTVELAKKNDALVIGTFELATYLSWQGVKTQPLHIGGAHEFEFGKVKLTQAFHGSSAIDEENQTIVYTGMPAGILFSAEGKTIYHAGDTALFGDMKIIGERNNIDLAFLPIGDTLTMGPEDAAAAAEWVQATKVVPIHYNTFPGIEQDPEAFVSMLEAGVGQVMQPGDELTL; encoded by the coding sequence ATGAAGATTAGCTACCATGGACATTCTGTTGTAAAAATTGAAACAAATGGGACAACGATTTTAATCGATCCCTTTATTAATGGAAATGAACAAACCGATTTGAAGGTTGAAGATCAAAAGGTAGATGTCATTCTGCTTTCTCATGGTCACAACGATCATGTAGGGGACACCGTAGAACTTGCAAAGAAGAATGATGCACTCGTTATCGGGACCTTTGAGCTGGCTACTTACCTAAGCTGGCAAGGTGTGAAAACACAGCCTCTACATATTGGTGGAGCACATGAGTTTGAATTCGGCAAAGTGAAATTAACGCAAGCCTTTCATGGATCTTCAGCAATCGATGAAGAAAATCAAACGATTGTCTACACGGGTATGCCCGCGGGTATTCTTTTTTCAGCGGAAGGTAAAACGATTTACCATGCAGGAGACACTGCGTTATTTGGAGACATGAAAATCATCGGGGAGCGGAACAATATTGATCTTGCCTTCTTGCCAATTGGAGATACGTTAACAATGGGACCAGAGGATGCTGCGGCGGCAGCAGAGTGGGTACAAGCAACAAAAGTTGTGCCGATTCATTACAACACGTTTCCTGGAATTGAACAGGATCCGGAAGCATTTGTTTCAATGCTTGAAGCAGGAGTTGGACAGGTTATGCAGCCAGGTGACGAACTCACATTATAA
- a CDS encoding DRTGG domain-containing protein, with product MATKHEQILDYITQLHVGEKISVRRIAKALSLSEGTAYRAIKEAENQGLVSTIERVGTIRIEKKKKENIEKLTYAEIVNIVEGQVLGGKQGLHKTLNRFVIGAMTKDAMMRYVTAGNLLIVGNRYDSHKLALEAGSAVLITGGFDTDPHIVKLADELDLPIISTTYDTFTVAAMINRAIYDQLIKKEIILVNDILIPLEETSLLYTDDVVHRWHELNEQTGHSRYPVVDKHTKVKGMIAAKDVVDISKQTTIDKVMTADPITVSERTSVASAAHVMVWEGIELLPVVDSQNHLTGIVSRQDVLKALQMIQRQPQVGETIEDIVVSRMEQVPGIEGQYQCLISPQMSNHLGTVSYGVMTTLVTEAGSRILRSRSKGDLVVENMTLYFLKPVQIDNLITVIPNVLELGRKHAKIDVELYDAERIVGKALVMAQLID from the coding sequence ATGGCTACAAAGCATGAGCAAATTCTTGATTATATAACGCAATTGCACGTGGGCGAGAAAATATCGGTCCGTCGAATTGCCAAAGCTCTTTCCTTAAGTGAAGGTACAGCCTACCGGGCAATAAAAGAAGCGGAGAATCAAGGTCTTGTCAGTACAATTGAACGAGTAGGGACCATTCGGATTGAAAAAAAGAAAAAAGAAAATATTGAAAAACTAACATATGCCGAAATTGTTAATATTGTTGAAGGTCAGGTTCTCGGTGGAAAACAGGGCCTACATAAAACGCTAAATCGCTTTGTCATTGGTGCAATGACAAAAGATGCGATGATGCGTTACGTGACTGCAGGCAATTTATTAATTGTTGGAAATCGTTATGATTCACATAAGCTAGCATTGGAAGCTGGCTCTGCCGTGTTAATTACAGGTGGGTTTGATACAGATCCTCATATTGTGAAATTAGCAGATGAGCTGGATTTGCCTATCATTTCAACGACCTATGATACATTTACTGTAGCAGCCATGATCAATCGGGCCATTTATGATCAATTAATAAAAAAAGAGATTATCCTCGTAAATGATATTCTCATCCCACTAGAAGAAACGTCATTACTCTATACGGACGATGTGGTTCATCGTTGGCATGAGCTTAATGAGCAAACTGGACATAGTCGTTATCCTGTTGTGGACAAGCATACAAAGGTTAAAGGAATGATTGCTGCGAAGGATGTAGTAGACATTTCTAAGCAAACGACCATTGATAAAGTCATGACAGCGGATCCGATTACGGTAAGCGAGCGAACATCTGTAGCTTCTGCTGCTCATGTGATGGTGTGGGAGGGAATTGAGCTACTTCCTGTTGTTGATTCGCAAAACCACCTTACAGGTATTGTGAGCAGACAGGACGTCTTAAAAGCACTGCAGATGATTCAACGCCAGCCACAAGTTGGAGAAACGATAGAAGATATTGTGGTGAGCCGAATGGAACAAGTTCCTGGAATAGAAGGACAATATCAATGTTTGATTTCGCCACAGATGAGTAATCATTTAGGAACCGTTTCTTACGGGGTAATGACAACACTTGTTACAGAGGCAGGGAGCAGAATTTTACGATCACGCTCCAAAGGTGACTTAGTGGTTGAGAATATGACCTTGTACTTTTTAAAGCCAGTTCAAATTGATAACTTGATCACAGTCATTCCAAATGTTTTGGAGCTTGGAAGAAAGCATGCAAAAATAGACGTAGAGCTCTACGACGCTGAACGAATTGTAGGGAAGGCATTAGTGATGGCTCAATTAATTGATTAA